In Mercurialis annua linkage group LG6, ddMerAnnu1.2, whole genome shotgun sequence, the following are encoded in one genomic region:
- the LOC126688012 gene encoding pentatricopeptide repeat-containing protein At4g11690, with product MQQQHQALVLISKMVKIPPLKALSLVNSSINQPGLVLRPKISSFMYESVIIAYILSGSTEQALFYFEQTVNKGIVIEPNVFNTLLKSFVKSSSFEKALLFFNETKGKIKLDMYSFGIMIKSCCEAGELDKGFELLSELEETGFDPNVVVYTTLIDGCCKNGDVERAKLLFNKMGELGLVANEFTYTVLINGFFKKGRKKDGFKLFEKMKIDGVLPNLYTYNCVMNEWCNEGKIDQAYQLFDEMRERGIVCNVVTYNTLIGGLCKELKVLEANKLVDQMKRGGISPNLVTYNTLIHGFCSVKKMNKALSLFEQLKSNGLSPSLVTYNILVQGYANSGNWVAVADLVKEMEERGISPSKVTYTILISSHVRNGDMEKAFYFYSSMESIGLVPDAHVYGVLLHGLCMKGHMKEASKLFRSMKFEASDVIYNTMINGYCKEGSSFRALRLVKEMEDLGLVPNVASYSSTIGVLCNDGKWQEAETLLNKMRELGLEPTVSIYNLVSKTKYGTELSH from the coding sequence atgCAGCAACAACATCAAGCTCtagttttaatttcaaaaatggtgaaaatCCCGCCTTTAAAAGCTCTCTCACTCGTCAATTCATCCATTAATCAACCCGGTTTGGTTTTACGCCCGAAAATCAGTTCTTTTATGTATGAATCGGTTATCATCGCCTATATTCTATCTGGGTCAACAGAGCAAGCTCTGTTTTACTTTGAACAAACTGTGAATAAAGGCATTGTTATTGAACCTAATGTTTTCAATACGCTGTTGAAATCTTTCGTTAAATCGAGTTCTTTCGAGAAGGCATTGCTGTTTTTTAACGAAACGAAAGGGAAAATAAAACTCGATATGTACAGTTTTGGCATTATGATTAAAAGCTGTTGCGAAGCGGGTGAGTTGGACAAAGGTTTTGAGCTATTGAGTGAGTTGGAAGAGACGGGTTTTGACCCGAATGTAGTTGTTTATACTACTTTAATTGATGGGTGTTGTAAGAATGGTGATGTTGAGAGAGCAAAgcttttgtttaataaaatgGGGGAGCTTGGTTTGGTTGCTAATGAGTTTACTTACACTGTTTTGATTAACGGGTTCTTTAAAAAAGGTCGTAAAAAAGACGGGTTTAAGCTGTTTGAAAAGATGAAGATTGATGGAGTGTTGCCCAATTTGTATACTTACAATTGTGTGATGAATGAGTGGTGTAATGAAGGGAAGATTGATCAAGCATATCAACTGTTCGATGAAATGCGTGAGAGAGGTATCGTGTGTAATGTTGTTACTTATAATACCTTGATTGGTGGGCTGTGTAAGGAGTTGAAGGTATTGGAGGCTAATAAGTTGGTTGATCAAATGAAGAGAGGTGGTATTAGTCCGAATTTAGTTACGTATAACACGCTAATACACGGTTTTTGTAGCGTAAAAAAGATGAATAAAGCGTTGAGTTTGTTTGAGCAATTGAAGTCGAATGGTTTGTCTCCGTCTTTAGTTACGTATAATATTTTGGTACAAGGCTATGCTAATAGCGGAAATTGGGTGGCCGTCGCTGATTTAGTTAAGGAGATGGAGGAACGAGGCATTTCGCCTTCGAAAGTTACATATACGATCCTAATTAGTTCGCACGTTCGAAATGGCGATATGGAGAAAGCATTTTATTTCTATTCTTCAATGGAGTCTATTGGTCTTGTTCCTGATGCACATGTCTATGGTGTATTATTACATGGTTTGTGCATGAAAGGTCATATGAAAGAAGCTTCGAAACTATTTAGATCAATGAAATTTGAAGCTAGTGATGTTATATACAATACAATGATTAATGGTTACTGCAAAGAAGGTAGCTCATTTAGAGCCTTGAGGCTTGTTAAAGAAATGGAGGATTTGGGATTGGTTCCAAATGTGGCTAGCTATAGTTCTACTATTGGAGTCTTGTGCAATGATGGTAAGTGGCAAGAAGCTGAGACCTTACTGAACAAGATGAGAGAATTGGGGCTAGAGCCAACAGTTTCAATCTACAACTTGGTTTCTAAAACAAAATACGGGACAGAATTATCGCATTGA
- the LOC126686738 gene encoding RING-H2 finger protein ATL39: protein MPLNLLQSPPPYFDYPPPPPPPPPRDVTGQPPNRNQYRLPVLPPERRVDQPRPPRIIVVGGQVFRYNGRENTAAKDECVICLKDFKEGDECRVLIRCNHIFHKACIDRWTVSDAHCPICRDCVQPRSMNPIPVT, encoded by the exons ATGCCTCTAAACTTGCTACAATCTCCGCCTCCTTACTTTGATTATCCTcctccgccgccgccgccgccgccgcgaGATGTTACTG GGCAGCCACCAAACCGAAACCAATACCGGCTGCCGGTACTGCCACCGGAGAGGAGAGTTGATCAGCCTCGGCCACCACGGATTATTGTAGTAGGGGGGCAAGTTTTTCGGTACAACGGTCGAGAAAACACAGCGGCAAAAGATGAATGCGTTATTTGTTTAAAAGATTTTAAAGAAGGTGATGAATGTAGAGTTCTGATTAGATGTAATCATATTTTTCATAAAGCTTGCATTGATCGGTGGACCGTAAGCGATGCACATTGTCCGATTTGTCGAGATTGTGTTCAACCTCGATCGATGAATCCGATTCCGGTGACTTAA